A stretch of Aureispira sp. CCB-E DNA encodes these proteins:
- a CDS encoding CDP-alcohol phosphatidyltransferase family protein, whose protein sequence is MIKKHIPNTVTLSNLLCGCLALISIFTNQLEMVPFFIAVSLLADYFDGLLARLLKVNSPMGRELDSLADMVSFGVVPGAMLYYLINQANGIAGIDFGDTSTLVGLVGFLVTLFSCIRLAKFNLDTRQTEGFVGLNTPACTIFVLGLLLITLGNLYGMRNVVLNEVFLYSISAILSYLLIAEIPMFSFKFKSLELKGNKIRVSFIVVSILCFCLFKFGAALSLIILFYILISIVLWMGGMLKREKREF, encoded by the coding sequence ATGATAAAAAAACACATTCCCAATACTGTTACTTTGTCCAACCTATTGTGTGGTTGTTTGGCTTTGATTAGTATCTTTACCAATCAATTAGAGATGGTTCCTTTTTTCATTGCGGTAAGTTTGTTAGCTGATTATTTTGATGGACTTTTGGCACGTTTACTCAAAGTAAATTCTCCTATGGGAAGAGAACTAGACTCATTAGCAGATATGGTATCGTTTGGGGTTGTTCCAGGAGCAATGTTGTATTATTTGATTAATCAAGCAAACGGAATAGCAGGAATAGATTTTGGAGACACGTCTACATTGGTTGGATTAGTTGGCTTCTTAGTCACCTTATTTTCTTGTATTCGATTGGCAAAATTTAACTTAGATACTAGACAAACAGAAGGATTTGTTGGGCTTAATACTCCAGCTTGCACTATCTTTGTACTTGGTTTATTATTGATTACGTTAGGAAATTTATATGGGATGCGAAATGTTGTGCTTAACGAGGTCTTTCTATATAGTATTTCTGCTATATTATCGTATCTTTTAATTGCAGAAATCCCTATGTTTAGTTTTAAATTTAAATCCTTAGAACTTAAAGGGAACAAAATTAGAGTCTCCTTTATTGTTGTTTCTATACTGTGTTTTTGCTTGTTTAAGTTTGGAGCCGCATTAAGTTTGATTATTTTATTTTACATTTTAATTTCAATTGTATTGTGGATGGGTGGAATGTTGAAAAGAGAAAAAAGAGAATTTTAG